GGCTGAAGAAACTCCACCATTATTTTTGTCTATGACTTTTATTCTAAAATCTTTTTTTTCATATTGTTTACAAATAAATAAACTATTATCTGTAGAACCATCATTCACTAATATAATTTCTATATCCTTTAGTGTTTGATTCATCAGACTTTCAATACTTTTTTTTAGATATTTTTCCACATTATAAACCGGGACTATTATACTTACTTTAATCATTAAAAATCTCCTTTTTTAGTAAAAACTACATCATTTGTGTTTTTTACTATCGTACAAACTAATAGGAGCTTTTATTTTTAAAAGTTTTCGTTTTCTTCCTAAAGTTTGAATTTAAAATAAAATTAAATAATTTCGGATGTATTCGAAATAACATAATTTTTATAAGTAATTGCCTATCACGAACGTTATTATTTTTCATCATACTTGATACTTTTTTGTTTAATCCTGGATATTTTCTTTCTATTTCACTATTTAGTTTTAGAATATTTTTATTTTCCATATTTTGTAAACATGAACTGTAATTTACTAAATAACTTTCAATTAATTTATCATTTCCAAAAATATATGATACCCTATTGTAACCTTTACCATGTTTTTTTAAATATTCTGAAATTCTATACATTGCACTAACTGCATCAAATTTGTTGATATCATAAGAATTTGAAATTGAATCTATTCTACTAGTATAATAAGATAATGTTTTATTTATAAATAAAACATTATCAGATTTTGCTAATGCTTTGATTGAAAACTCTTGATCTTCTCCACTTTTGCAACCCTCTGTATACTTAATTTCATTCTTTTCCAATATTTCTTTTCTATATATTGCACTTCCAGTCCATACGTTTAACGATTTTTCTAATGCTATTTTTTCAATTGCCTTTATGCCACTTATTATAAATGGTTCTTTAATGTGACTATTAAAGTAATTCAAAGTATTCTTCCCTGTATTATTGATTCTATTATATCTCCAACAAAGAACATCCATTCTTGTACTACTTTGATCTATGTAATGATAAAGTGTATCTATAAAATCTTTGCTTACATAGTCATCACCATCTAAAAAGAAAATATATTCCCCTTTTGATTTTAATAAGCCAACATTTCTTGCTTTACTTACCCCTCCATTATTTTGTGTTATGACTAAAAAATTATTAACATTACTTACTTGTAATGTTTTTAGAGCAACTTCTTTAGTGTTATCAATTGAACCATCATCTATAACGATAATTTCGAAGTTATTATTAGTTTGGTTTATTAGCGATTTTAAAGTATTTGATATTTGTTTTTCTAAATTATATGCTGGTATAATAACACTTATCATTTTATATTAAACAACCTTTCATTTACAAAAAATACTTAGTTTTTTGATTACTTCAATTGTAAAATTAAGCTAAACAAATGAATAGGCCATTCGTGGTACACTCAAAATGTATTTCCAAATAAAGAAAACATAGGAGTGATCACGAATGACCCACACCCTTCTTACCATGAATAAACTAGTGATGATAGAGGCTTACTACCCCGTGAAAAACCATATCGACCCTGTTGAAACGTTCCAGAATGACCATCTACAGGAGATCAATTGCTTGAAGAAAGGTCATACAGCTTTGGGATACTACAAACGGTATAAGGAAAGTAAGAAACGTTGCGGAAGACCTAAAATGGTTCTACCACTCGAACAACAGATCTACTATATCAAAGAAAAAGTTGCACAAGGATGGACACCAGATATCACCTTAGTGGAACGTCTATCAAAAGTCATCATCACTTTGAAGCCCAAAGGGCGGAATGCGAACGATATCAAGCATATCTGATATCATGGTTTGAATCAATCCTTAGACATTTATTCAAGTCGATTACGGGAAAAAATCCTCCAATTGGAAATCTATACGGAACCAACATGATCTTGTGCTCTATTTCACTGACTCTAGAACCCCTTCACAGCGAGCATTAAACAAAAAAATTATTGCTCTGCTGCGACAAAACGAATTGCCAAAAGAAATGGGCTTCAATCAAGTGGACCAAGCTTTTGTTACTTCCGTTGAGAATGAACGAAATAAGATCCCACGAAAGCCCTTGGCCTACTAAACACCACTAGAAGTATGCTTGAGTTACCTATATGAGGCCATCATGTCTAGCTTAATTTGACAATTTTTTTGAATCATCCGCCCTTAATTCATCAAGTTTTAAATAATTTTGTACATAAAATTCTGATTGGCTTTTATATTCTTGTGCTCCATTAATTTCAAACTTTTCGAATAAATTCATTTATTCGAAAAGTTTGAGCACTAGATAATTAAGATTATATTCTCCAACCTAGTGTAACCTATTCATATACCTATATCTCTTTATAAATATTTTCTAATTTTTCTTTATAATATTCTTCATTGTTTATTTCCTTAAATTTTTTCAAAGTTTTCTTTGACATTTGTTTATTTAAATCTTCTTTTAAAATAAGATTTATTATTGATTGAGCCAGAAGATTATCGTCATCTGATAAAAAACCAGTTTCATTGTTGGTTATCAAGTCTTTCATCCCATCTGTAGGTGTAGATACAATAGGTATACCTAAAGCCATTGCTTCCAATCCTGCAATAGGTGTTCCTTCAAATCTAGAACAAAATAACATACATTTAGATTGTTTTATTGCTTTATATGGATAAGATAAGCTACCAGTAAAGGTGACTCTATCTGACACTCCTTCTTTTTCGAATATGTTTATCATATTTTGTTTGAGTTCTCCTTCACCAATTATCCCAAAACGTGCATTTTTTATTTTTTTAGAACAATTGAAGCAACCATAGCTACTCTTTGAGGGTTTTTTTGGTTTGATAATCTTCCTAAAAATATGAAATCAAAATTATACTCCTGTAAATCATGAGCCATCAATTTTTGTACACGATTAACGTAAATTATATTTCTTAGTACTATACTTTTTTTTCTATAAACTTCTTATATACAAAATCATCAATACAACCTTCAGATACTGCTATGATTTCTTTTACTTTAAAAGAAGATAGTAAATACAAATTTGCTTTCATAGTTTTTTTCTTCATATCATCTTGGTTTACATGTAATTGTGAAACAAGAGGGATATCTCCTGCAACTAATGAAGATATAAATGTAGCCTTAACATCATGTGCATGAATTATATCAGGATTATATTTTTCAATTACTTTCTTTAACTCTTTTATTGATAACTTATTCGTAGGAATATAATTTATTCCTCTATTGCTTAGCGCATTCTCAATCTCACCCTTTAAAGAACAATAGTACATTTCATATTCACCATCAAACATCATACAAATATCAGCCGCAACATTTTCTGCTCCGGATAATTTTGAAGTATTAAGAACATGTAGAATTTTTTTCACTCAATAGCACCTCTTAAGATATTTTTTTAATACAAACTTATATTCAAAAACAATATTTTGATACCCTGGATAGGCTACACATAGTTGAACAATAAAATTAAGGTTGTCACAAAAAATACTCCTTTCAAAATAGCTATTAAATCTCTATTGTTTATAAATATACTCTAGGCTAGATAAAACACTATTAATAGAAAAAGATTTAATTTTTTTTAGATTGTATTGACTAAACTCTTTTTTTAATTTAGTACTATTTATTAATTCGTTTATACATTTTATATAGTCATTTATATTTCTAGGTTTGATTAAAAAACCACCTTTTTTATTATCAATCAGATCATTATTACCCCTAATATCAGAACAAATGACTGGTAAGCCACTAGCCATAGATTCCATTAGTGCAACAGATAAACCTTCTCTAAATGAGGGAAAGACAAATATATCTGAAACTCTACAAATTTCAGAGATATCTTTTCTTATCCCTATTAAATGTACTTGTTTCTCTACTTCTAAGTCCTTACTTAAATTTATTAAATATTTTTTTAATTGCCCTTCCCCACAAATCACATAATGAATTTTATCATTATTTAACTTTGCTATAGCTCTGATAACAGTCTCATGATTTTTGTTTTCATTTAATTCACCTATAGATAATAAAACTTGTGATTCAAATGGAATACCTAATTCTTCCTTTTTACTTTTCTTGTTAACTATCACTTTTTTAAATTTGTCTATATCAAGTCCTACACCTTTTATATATTCAACATTTTTTGTATTAAATTTCTGCTTAGCAGTTCTATAATCCTCTTTGTTAATAGTTATTAAGGTATCAGTATATCTTGATAACCATTTTTCAACTGGATAATATGTTAACCAGTTCTTAATTGGTGCACCGTTATAAAAATGAAATCCATGGGCTGTGTAAAATACTTTTGTTTGTTTTATATTTTTACATGCCAATCTCACAACGGCAGACGCTACTGGTGTATGAGTATGAACAATATCATATTTTTTTCGACTAGTACTTTCTTCAGTTTATTAAATGCTTTTAAATTATCTTTTTTGATCGGTGACCTACTAAAACTTATATTATGAATTGAACATCCAAGCTCCAATAAACTATGATCAATTTTTTTTTCAATATTGCATGCAATATCTACAGTATGTCCATTTTGAATTAACATCTGAATATGAGGTATTAGAAATGCATTTATAGTGTTTGATAGTGTTGAAACATATAATATTCTCATATATACTCCTATTTCTTAAAAATCTTTACTTCATTAAATTTCATCATATAAATATTGTTTTCATAATTACCTATTACATCTTCATTTACTTTATTATCCAAATTATTAATTATCATATTTGGCACATTTACTCCACACTCATACCCATGTGGATAGCCTCCACCAAAACGAGGATTTACTTCAGAAATATAATATTCATCATCTTTTTTGAAAATATCAATATCTATAATTCCAATAAACCCTGTAACTTCTACAAACTTTTTAATTAAATCAAATAATACTTCATCTTTTATTGAAACTGACTTATCTGTTTCTCCAGCTCGCATTTTAATTTTTTCTTTTGCAAAAATCGAAACTGTTTCCTTGGTTATCATATCAATATATGTATCTGCACCAATCTCAATTCCATCCATAAATTCTTGAATCATTAAATTATCAAATTGCTCGAAGAGAAGTTCGATTTCTTCTTTTGTATTCACTTTACTAATGTTAACACTTGCACTACCTCTCACAGGTTTTACAAAAACAGGATACTCCATATCTCCTAATTCAACATCTTGATAAAATACTTCTTTATCTATATAACTTCGTATAGTTTTAATATTATTTTTTATTAAAAATTCATAGAAATTATATTTATCAAAGCACATCTCAACTAATTCATGATCCGAAACAATAGGCGTTGTTCCTATTGCAAGAAATGCATCTCTGTTTTTTGATAATAAACTTAATTCAGGATCAATTAAGGATAGAACTCCTTTGATATTATTTTCTTTACAAATTTCTAATATAATATCTAGATAATCTTTCTCGTTTATTTTTGGAACAATAAAATACTTATCTGCTTCATAAATTGCTGGAGCAAGCTCACTCGAATCAGTAGCCATAACTTGACCGCTACCTCCTAGTTCTTTTTTAAAGTATTGAACTATTTTATTTCTAGACCCGCAGCTGAGTATTAGTATATTCATAGGTTTAATCATTATTTATTGCCTCCAAATCATCAAAAAATAGTGGTGTTCCACCTGTATGTATAAATAAGATATTCTTTCTTATTATTTGATTTTTCTCTAAATATTTTTTCATCCCCCAAAAACCTTTACCTGTATAAGTCATATCAAGAGGAACCCCATCTTTAACTAATATTTCTCTAATTGTTTTCATTACTTCATCATTAGAAGAACCATAACCATTTATTATATATTCATCGACAAAATCGACAACTTCTAGACCAACTGTTATATTACCTATCGATTTCAAATAGCTATTAACACTATCCAAAACCACCTGACTTCCATTTGGATTTTTCCTTGCATTACTAATCCCTATTATTTTCCTACGATCTTTATTTAATAAGCTACCACAAATAAGCCCGGCTTGTGTTGTTCCTGTACCTGAAGTGTGAAATATATAATCAAATTTTATTTTATTTTCTATTTCATAAGATAAAATTTCTTCAAAAGCGTTTACATAAGCTTTTGTGCCAATATCTCCGTGTCCTCCTCCTTGTATAAAATAAGGTTTATACTTTTTTTCCCGAAGTTTATCTAGTGTACTTTCTATAGTTTCTTTAACATCGGAGATTTTGCAGTTAATAATTTCGGCTCCAAACAAGTCCATCATTTTTCTATTATATGTATTCTCTTTTTTCTCATTTGGTGTAATGATAATACATTTTATCCCTCTAGCAGCTGACATATTTGAAACGATCCTACAATGATTAGAGCTGCTACTTCCATAAGTAACTATGCAATCGCATTTTTTGTTTTCTATATCTTCAAAAAAAAGTTTAGCTTTTCTTACTTTATTGCCACCAAAAGAGAATGGTATTAAGTCATCCCTTTTAATAAATATATCATTATTACTATATTGACCGCTCATTTTTTGAATGGGTGTATTCATAAAGGTATCACCCCTTTTTATTTTCTCTATTAAAATATTCTTCAATAAGCAAAATGTACATAAATATTTCTTCTTTTATTCCATCTGCAGTCAAGTCTTTTTTTAGAAATCCTATTGATTCAAATAATTTTTGTGCTATTTTATTTTCTGCTTCTGTGTATAAATAGACTTCTTTCAATTTAAATTTTTTATAGCTTTCTTCTATTAATAATTTTGAAGCTTTTTTAGAAATGCCCATTCTTTTAAATTTATAATTACCTAATAGAATATAATACTCTGCTTTTTCATTTATATAATCTATATTTAATAATCCTATTAAACCAACAGGCTCACCTTCGTATGTTATTGTGTAATCTATTCTATCTTTTCTATTTTTAATAGTGTCAAACCATATAATCGTTTTATCCTCACGAAGCGGCAAGTCATAATGAAGATACTTATTATTTTCTTTATTATTAACCCATTCTATTTTATATGGAATATCTTCTTTTTTAAATTGTCTTATCTCAATCATAATATTAAACCTCTATTCATTTAAATATATTATATTTAAACATTTTTTGATTCTGTATATATACTTTCTTTTGTAAATATCTTTATTACAGTCTTAAAAAGTATTTTAATATCCAACCAAACATTAAAAGTATCTACATACTTAACATCTAAAGGAATTCTTTCATCCCAGGAGACTGAATTCCTTACTGTAATTTGAGTCAAACCTGTTATACCTGGCTTCATTTCAAACCTTTTTCTTTGGAAATCCGTATATTCTATATATTTATATGGATGATGTAGTACTGGTGGTCTTGGACCCACCAAACTCATATCGCCGATAACTACATTCCATAACTGAGGTAATTCATCTAGACTCGTTGCTCTTAGGAATTTACCTACTTTAGTTATACGATTATCTGTTCCTGTCTTTACAAATAAGCCATCACCAATATTCTCAGCATCTACTATCATTGTTCTAAACTTGAGAATTTCAAATACTTTTCCATCTTTTCCAAGTCGTTTTTGTTTAAAAATTATAGGTCCATCCGAAGTGTACTTTATTAACATAGCAATTATACCGAGTAAAGGTGAGGTTAAAATAATCCCAACTAAACTTCCAAATAAATCTATTATTTTTTTAAAAATCAGATTTAGCTTCAACATAATAAAACATCCTATCTATTTCCATAATGATTTAATTACCATACAAACTCTTCTAAGTTCAACATCTGTCATTTTCGTATCAGAAGGAAGACAAATTCCATTTTCAAATAATTCTTCGGAAACATTTCCACCTACATAATTATATTCATTGAAAAATGGTTGTAAGTGCATTGGCTTCCATACAGGACGAGACTCTATATTTTCAGCTTCTAACGCCTCCATAACATCTAGCGGACGAACTTTTCCATTTAATGTAATGACACTCAACCAATAGTTTGGTTGATCCCATACATTACTTGGCATAAATTCAATCCCTTCTAAATCACTTAATTCTTTTTTATAGAAATCATAAATGTATGTTTTTTTAGCTACTCGATCATCAAGTACTTTAAGTTGTCCTCTACCAATCCCTGCAGCTACATTACTCATACGGTAATTAAATCCAATTTCTTTATGCTCATAGTGTCTTTCTTTTTCTCGTGATTGAGTAGACCAGAAACGAGCTTTGGAGATTCCTTCTTCATCATCTGAAACAAGCATTCCTCCACCAGAAGTCGTTATGATTTTATTTCCATTAAAGGAAAAAATTCCATAATCGCCAAATGTACCTGTATGTTGACCTTTATAAAATGTTCCCAGTGATTCTGCAGCATCTTCAATTACTGGAACGTTATATCGATTACAAATTTCCATAATAGCATCCATATCAGCTGATAATCCATACAGATGTACAACCAGTACGGCTTTTACATCTGGATATTTCTGGAATGCTTCTTCTAGAGCAATGGGATCCATATTCCACGTTTTTGAATCACTATCAATAAACACAGGTGTCGCATGTTGATACATAATTGGATTTGCAGTAGCAGAAAAAGTTAATGTCGGACAAAAAACAATATCTCCTTCTTCAACTCCAACAGCTTTTAAAGCTAAATGAATCGCTGCAGTACCTGAAGATAGTGCTGTGGCATGTTTAGAACCAACTTTTTGTGCAAGTTCAACTTCAAAGTTATCTACGTTTTCTCCTAAAGGAGCAATCCAGTTTGTTTTGAAGGCTTCTTCTACATATTCTTTTTCATAACCTTCATCACTCATATGAGGAGAAGCTAAAAATATTTTATCAACCTTTATTTTTTCTGCCATATTCAAAACTTCCTTCCTTTTATAAGAATCATTCCTTTTTAATTTAAAATGATACTTTCTTTACTATAATTTTATCTATATTGGAATATATCTATACCTATAGTATCTTAACATTACATCATAAAAATATGTATAGAAAATCATAATAAAACACATTTTTTAGAATCTTCTTCACCTTTTTGTGAAATCTATCTAATGAAAACGATATTTTTATTAACGGCACAATAGTTCCTTCACAATTTAGACACAAATACTACTTTTTCAAATTTTTGATTTTATAACCTTTAACAATAATTCCTTATTGGTAGGAAAAGCAGTTCATACTCTACATAAAAACGCTCTTTAGCCTATTGAATGCTAGAGAGTGTTGTTTTTCTCATTAACTCTGTGATGGTTTGAACAACTCCACATTTTTCAAAGAACTTCCTGATTTCTCTTTAAACAAACATCAGAAAATACGATATAGCATTTTTTTTAAGTTCAATAAAAGGTAACATATTTTTAATATACAACTTTCATGGACTTTTATAACAGTTTCCCTGATAGAATTAAAGTTTTTTCTAATTCTATCAGGGAATTAGCTGATTTTTAATACAGTCAAATTTTTGTACATGTAACTCTTTTTTCTACTTCTTGTTTATTTAATCGCTAATGAATATCATGAGCATATATTGTAAGTTATCAATCACTTGTGTGATTAGATAAAAAAGTCTACTAGCGTTTAAGATGAGCCACTTAACTTTGAATAGCACCAGTCATGAGCCAACGTCCTTCTTGCTAGAAAACACTTTTATTATAAAAATATACCTTTATTTTCTGTGCAAAAATAAGAGTGGTAAACCCTCCTTGCTTTGTTTCCAATACGTTTAGGCAATCCAAAGCTGATGAATCTAAAAATAAAATTCAAGAGAAAGATTTAGCGAGTTGTCATAACATTAGCCCAACGACCACATCACGAGTAATTCAAGTCATTTCCTCTCACTTTCAGTTCTTTAAGTTGTTATGAATACTCTTTACTTCACTCCTATCCACGAATGTTTTCTACAGGCTAAAATCATTAGTAATCTGCTTCATGTCTTCCAGCTAATCAGTCACTCTTTGAATCAAACAAGAATGGCATATATAAACCCATTTCGAACATCATCCCTGGAATACTACAAACTCCAGCGATACTGGAATCTTGGATTGAAGAGGGCATCTAGCTAAAGATAAAAAAATACTCTCCAATGGGTCATTGGAAAGCATTCATCATGTAACTATCATTTTTCATCAGATTTTGAAGGAATCAACATAATCTAACGGAAAATATTTTCTTCTTTAAATAGTTGGTTATTACATTTCTATTTCAATTGTTCTAACAACTTTACTGTCTTTTCTACAGAAACCGCATAATCAATTTTTCCATCTTCTTTAATAGAAGATCCAACAATCGCACCGTCTGCATATTTCATTAATTCTTTAATATTTTGATTGTTTACTCCACTACCGATAAGAAGTGGGGTATCTTTTACTAGTTTTTTTAATTCTTTTACTTCTGATGCGGAAGGAGGCTTACCTGTCTCTAAACCAGTCACAATAATTGCATTCGCACCTGCTTTTAATGCTTCATCAATAGATACTTCAATATCTTGTGGAATGACTGTGCGGGACTCTTTGACGTTCACATCTGCAAAAATTTTAACGGATAAATTCATCTCTTTTTTCTTTCTTGTTAATCTAGCTGCCATCGGATGTAAGAACCCCAACGTCATGGCACGTATTTCTACAAATAATTCTGCTCGAATGAAGTCGGCACCACATATTGTTACGACAACCATTTCTTCAATCGAACACATATTATTGGGTGATGCTGGTAAAGCTTTCAAGTGAACCATTCCAATTATTACTTTTTCATTCACTGACTCGCTGCCTGCCTTTATTTAACCGCCTTATTGCCATCCGCTATTTCTCTTAATTGACGAATAAAATGAGC
The Jeotgalibaca sp. MA1X17-3 genome window above contains:
- a CDS encoding glycosyltransferase, encoding MIKVSIIVPVYNVEKYLKKSIESLMNQTLKDIEIILVNDGSTDNSLFICKQYEKKDFRIKVIDKNNGGVSSARNIGIELASGQYIGFIDPDDWIEPEMYEKMYSKIEKTKSDVCICNYIKEKNKKKFR
- a CDS encoding glycosyltransferase family 2 protein — protein: MISVIIPAYNLEKQISNTLKSLINQTNNNFEIIVIDDGSIDNTKEVALKTLQVSNVNNFLVITQNNGGVSKARNVGLLKSKGEYIFFLDGDDYVSKDFIDTLYHYIDQSSTRMDVLCWRYNRINNTGKNTLNYFNSHIKEPFIISGIKAIEKIALEKSLNVWTGSAIYRKEILEKNEIKYTEGCKSGEDQEFSIKALAKSDNVLFINKTLSYYTSRIDSISNSYDINKFDAVSAMYRISEYLKKHGKGYNRVSYIFGNDKLIESYLVNYSSCLQNMENKNILKLNSEIERKYPGLNKKVSSMMKNNNVRDRQLLIKIMLFRIHPKLFNFILNSNFRKKTKTFKNKSSY
- a CDS encoding glycosyltransferase, encoding MFRKIIKPKKPSKSSYGCFNCSKKIKNARFGIIGEGELKQNMINIFEKEGVSDRVTFTGSLSYPYKAIKQSKCMLFCSRFEGTPIAGLEAMALGIPIVSTPTDGMKDLITNNETGFLSDDDNLLAQSIINLILKEDLNKQMSKKTLKKFKEINNEEYYKEKLENIYKEI
- a CDS encoding glycosyltransferase; its protein translation is MKKILHVLNTSKLSGAENVAADICMMFDGEYEMYYCSLKGEIENALSNRGINYIPTNKLSIKELKKVIEKYNPDIIHAHDVKATFISSLVAGDIPLVSQLHVNQDDMKKKTMKANLYLLSSFKVKEIIAVSEGCIDDFVYKKFIEKKV
- a CDS encoding glycosyltransferase, giving the protein MIVNKKSKKEELGIPFESQVLLSIGELNENKNHETVIRAIAKLNNDKIHYVICGEGQLKKYLINLSKDLEVEKQVHLIGIRKDISEICRVSDIFVFPSFREGLSVALMESMASGLPVICSDIRGNNDLIDNKKGGFLIKPRNINDYIKCINELINSTKLKKEFSQYNLKKIKSFSINSVLSSLEYIYKQ
- a CDS encoding ATP-grasp domain-containing protein encodes the protein MIKPMNILILSCGSRNKIVQYFKKELGGSGQVMATDSSELAPAIYEADKYFIVPKINEKDYLDIILEICKENNIKGVLSLIDPELSLLSKNRDAFLAIGTTPIVSDHELVEMCFDKYNFYEFLIKNNIKTIRSYIDKEVFYQDVELGDMEYPVFVKPVRGSASVNISKVNTKEEIELLFEQFDNLMIQEFMDGIEIGADTYIDMITKETVSIFAKEKIKMRAGETDKSVSIKDEVLFDLIKKFVEVTGFIGIIDIDIFKKDDEYYISEVNPRFGGGYPHGYECGVNVPNMIINNLDNKVNEDVIGNYENNIYMMKFNEVKIFKK
- a CDS encoding 1-aminocyclopropane-1-carboxylate deaminase/D-cysteine desulfhydrase, which produces MNTPIQKMSGQYSNNDIFIKRDDLIPFSFGGNKVRKAKLFFEDIENKKCDCIVTYGSSSSNHCRIVSNMSAARGIKCIIITPNEKKENTYNRKMMDLFGAEIINCKISDVKETIESTLDKLREKKYKPYFIQGGGHGDIGTKAYVNAFEEILSYEIENKIKFDYIFHTSGTGTTQAGLICGSLLNKDRRKIIGISNARKNPNGSQVVLDSVNSYLKSIGNITVGLEVVDFVDEYIINGYGSSNDEVMKTIREILVKDGVPLDMTYTGKGFWGMKKYLEKNQIIRKNILFIHTGGTPLFFDDLEAINND
- a CDS encoding GNAT family N-acetyltransferase is translated as MIEIRQFKKEDIPYKIEWVNNKENNKYLHYDLPLREDKTIIWFDTIKNRKDRIDYTITYEGEPVGLIGLLNIDYINEKAEYYILLGNYKFKRMGISKKASKLLIEESYKKFKLKEVYLYTEAENKIAQKLFESIGFLKKDLTADGIKEEIFMYILLIEEYFNRENKKG
- a CDS encoding sugar transferase, whose translation is MLKLNLIFKKIIDLFGSLVGIILTSPLLGIIAMLIKYTSDGPIIFKQKRLGKDGKVFEILKFRTMIVDAENIGDGLFVKTGTDNRITKVGKFLRATSLDELPQLWNVVIGDMSLVGPRPPVLHHPYKYIEYTDFQRKRFEMKPGITGLTQITVRNSVSWDERIPLDVKYVDTFNVWLDIKILFKTVIKIFTKESIYTESKNV
- a CDS encoding DegT/DnrJ/EryC1/StrS aminotransferase family protein, whose amino-acid sequence is MAEKIKVDKIFLASPHMSDEGYEKEYVEEAFKTNWIAPLGENVDNFEVELAQKVGSKHATALSSGTAAIHLALKAVGVEEGDIVFCPTLTFSATANPIMYQHATPVFIDSDSKTWNMDPIALEEAFQKYPDVKAVLVVHLYGLSADMDAIMEICNRYNVPVIEDAAESLGTFYKGQHTGTFGDYGIFSFNGNKIITTSGGGMLVSDDEEGISKARFWSTQSREKERHYEHKEIGFNYRMSNVAAGIGRGQLKVLDDRVAKKTYIYDFYKKELSDLEGIEFMPSNVWDQPNYWLSVITLNGKVRPLDVMEALEAENIESRPVWKPMHLQPFFNEYNYVGGNVSEELFENGICLPSDTKMTDVELRRVCMVIKSLWK
- a CDS encoding BtpA/SgcQ family protein; the protein is MNEKVIIGMVHLKALPASPNNMCSIEEMVVVTICGADFIRAELFVEIRAMTLGFLHPMAARLTRKKKEMNLSVKIFADVNVKESRTVIPQDIEVSIDEALKAGANAIIVTGLETGKPPSASEVKELKKLVKDTPLLIGSGVNNQNIKELMKYADGAIVGSSIKEDGKIDYAVSVEKTVKLLEQLK